One Egicoccus halophilus genomic region harbors:
- a CDS encoding zinc-binding dehydrogenase: MRAVVFEGTGGNEVVHVRERPDPIPRGSEVVVAVRHAGINPADLLQRRGHYPAPPGAPDDVPGLEVAGEVVLTGDRARRWRPGDRVFGLVGGGGLAERVVVDESNLAPVPSSLDEAEAAAVPEAFVTAHDALRTQAGLTPGERVLVQGATGGVGTAALQLVTAMGARAYGVSRSEAGRELVASLGATPIADDDVVAGVREHAGAIDVVLELVGAPQVPADLEVLATGGRVVVVGVGAGAKVEVNLLALMGRRARLIGTVLRARDVPEKAAAMRAFEREVVPLLASGAVRPLVDTTYPADAVREAFDHLAAAGKRGKLLLDFG; the protein is encoded by the coding sequence ATGCGTGCGGTGGTGTTCGAGGGGACGGGTGGCAACGAGGTCGTGCACGTGCGTGAGCGACCCGATCCGATCCCCCGCGGCAGCGAGGTCGTGGTCGCCGTGCGGCACGCCGGGATCAACCCCGCCGACCTGCTCCAGCGACGCGGCCACTACCCCGCCCCGCCGGGGGCCCCCGACGACGTCCCCGGGCTCGAGGTCGCGGGTGAGGTCGTGCTCACGGGTGACCGTGCCCGCCGCTGGCGACCCGGTGACCGGGTGTTCGGCCTCGTCGGCGGCGGTGGACTCGCCGAGCGGGTCGTGGTCGACGAGTCCAACCTCGCTCCGGTTCCGTCCTCGCTCGACGAGGCGGAGGCGGCCGCCGTCCCCGAGGCGTTCGTGACGGCCCACGACGCGCTGCGCACGCAGGCCGGGCTGACCCCCGGTGAACGGGTCCTGGTCCAGGGCGCAACCGGTGGGGTCGGGACGGCCGCCCTGCAGCTCGTCACCGCCATGGGCGCTCGTGCCTACGGCGTCAGCCGGTCGGAGGCCGGACGGGAGCTCGTGGCTTCGTTGGGTGCCACGCCCATCGCCGACGACGACGTGGTGGCCGGCGTCCGCGAACACGCCGGCGCGATCGACGTCGTGCTCGAGCTCGTGGGGGCGCCGCAGGTCCCCGCCGACCTCGAGGTGCTGGCGACGGGCGGCCGTGTCGTGGTCGTCGGCGTCGGTGCCGGCGCGAAGGTCGAGGTGAACCTGCTGGCCCTGATGGGGCGCCGTGCCCGGCTGATCGGCACGGTGCTGCGGGCCCGTGACGTGCCGGAGAAGGCCGCGGCCATGCGGGCGTTCGAGCGGGAGGTCGTGCCGCTGCTCGCCTCCGGTGCGGTACGCCCGCTGGTCGACACCACCTACCCGGCGGACGCCGTCCGTGAGGCATTCGACCACCTCGCCGCCGCCGGCAAGCGCGGCAAGCTGTTGCTCGACTTCGGCTGA
- a CDS encoding EAL and HDOD domain-containing protein, producing MHDLLGEVLISRQPILDAELAVVGYELLYHEAGADGRSSTGADGRSSTGADGRSSTGADGRSSTDTDGGDAHATARVLVDGVLAMGLHELTGGEDAWIEVPRSLLTSGALLDVPTLGLVFEVPDGHDEVEELGTALRRHRDAGFRVVLAGAGPDDPRRGLYGIVDAVKVVAVGGDWRAVVGVVRELAADRHRVVVAGVEDPDGFDALVAAGAELVQGFFFTRPRAVRGIRPLGLAPGHLALLRALASDEVDLAEVERLIRADLTLSDRFLRLVHAACGWREIESIHHGLVLLGVRAVQRWVGLLLLSSTAREAPRELVAVASARARGCELLEELRGGHRRLEAFVLGMFSVLGPDGFLDAQALDALPVEGDVREALEHGSGPLRELLELQLASEKAEWERLVRGGRLLGLGPRQLARAHTDALTWSATVKAATT from the coding sequence ATGCACGATCTCCTGGGGGAGGTGCTGATCTCGAGGCAGCCGATCCTCGACGCCGAGCTCGCGGTCGTGGGCTACGAGCTGCTCTACCACGAGGCCGGTGCCGATGGGCGGTCGTCGACCGGTGCCGATGGGCGGTCGTCGACCGGTGCCGATGGGCGGTCGTCGACCGGTGCCGATGGGCGGTCGTCGACCGACACCGACGGCGGCGATGCGCACGCGACCGCGCGGGTGCTCGTCGACGGCGTGCTCGCGATGGGACTGCACGAGCTGACCGGTGGTGAGGACGCCTGGATCGAGGTGCCCCGGTCGCTGCTGACGTCGGGGGCGCTGCTCGACGTGCCGACCCTCGGGTTGGTCTTCGAGGTGCCCGACGGCCACGACGAGGTCGAGGAACTCGGGACGGCACTGCGTCGACACCGTGACGCCGGGTTCCGGGTGGTCCTCGCCGGCGCCGGACCGGACGATCCGCGCCGTGGGCTGTACGGCATCGTCGACGCGGTCAAGGTCGTCGCCGTGGGCGGGGACTGGCGTGCGGTGGTCGGTGTCGTGCGGGAACTGGCTGCCGACCGGCACCGGGTGGTCGTCGCCGGCGTGGAGGACCCGGACGGCTTCGACGCGCTCGTCGCCGCGGGTGCCGAGCTGGTCCAGGGGTTCTTCTTCACCCGGCCCCGGGCGGTGCGTGGGATACGGCCACTGGGGCTCGCGCCCGGACACCTGGCGCTGTTGCGGGCGCTGGCCAGCGACGAGGTCGACCTCGCCGAGGTGGAGCGTCTGATCCGTGCCGACCTGACGCTCTCGGACCGGTTCCTGCGACTGGTCCATGCGGCGTGCGGTTGGCGGGAGATCGAGTCGATCCACCACGGGCTCGTGCTGCTGGGCGTCCGGGCCGTGCAGCGCTGGGTCGGGCTGTTGCTGCTGTCGTCCACGGCACGCGAGGCACCCCGTGAGCTCGTCGCGGTCGCCAGCGCCCGGGCCCGCGGATGTGAGCTGCTCGAGGAGCTGCGCGGCGGCCACCGGCGTCTCGAGGCGTTCGTCCTCGGGATGTTCTCCGTCCTCGGCCCGGACGGCTTCCTCGATGCGCAGGCGCTGGACGCGCTGCCCGTCGAGGGTGACGTCCGCGAGGCCCTCGAACACGGCAGCGGCCCGCTGCGCGAACTGCTCGAGCTGCAACTGGCCAGCGAGAAGGCCGAGTGGGAGCGGCTGGTGCGGGGCGGGCGTCTGCTGGGCCTGGGGCCACGGCAGCTGGCCCGCGCCCACACCGACGCCCTGACGTGGTCGGCGACGGTCAAGGCCGCGACCACCTGA